From a single Okeanomitos corallinicola TIOX110 genomic region:
- a CDS encoding aldo/keto reductase produces the protein MQYRRFGKTNLNLSVFSLGTMRYLSDVEIAHQTIEKSLSLGINHLETARGYGQSEEYLGTAIKSGLSVPRSQLYITTKIPPCVDADTMERLIDESLQRLNLDYLDCLGIHGLNTRQHLEWVEAKNGCMQAVYKAVDDGRVKHIGFSTHGSLEIILAAINTDLFEFVNLHYYYFFQRHNSAIDAAIEKDMGVFIISPADKGGRLYTPPDKLKELCQPFTPLELNYRFLLSDPRITTLSVGAATPEELIAPLEVADHVGELRLEEIKVFENLENQQNQVLGTDKCSQCYACLPCPENINIPEVLRLRNLAVAYDMNDYGKYRYGMFENAGHWFPGMKGNRCTECGDCLPKCPENLDIPALLQDTHERLNGKAGRRLWG, from the coding sequence ATGCAATACCGACGTTTTGGTAAAACAAATTTAAATTTATCAGTGTTTTCTTTGGGGACAATGCGTTATTTAAGTGACGTAGAAATTGCCCATCAAACTATTGAAAAATCTTTATCTTTAGGTATTAATCATCTAGAAACTGCTAGGGGTTATGGTCAAAGCGAAGAATATTTAGGAACAGCTATCAAAAGCGGTTTATCAGTACCCAGAAGTCAATTATATATCACTACGAAAATTCCTCCCTGTGTTGATGCTGATACTATGGAGAGGTTAATTGATGAATCTTTACAACGCTTAAATTTAGATTATTTAGACTGTTTAGGAATTCATGGTTTAAATACAAGACAACATTTAGAATGGGTAGAAGCTAAAAATGGCTGTATGCAAGCTGTTTATAAGGCTGTGGATGATGGCAGAGTTAAACATATTGGTTTTTCTACTCATGGTAGTTTAGAGATTATTTTAGCAGCAATTAATACTGATTTATTTGAATTTGTAAATTTGCATTATTATTATTTTTTTCAACGTCATAATTCAGCTATTGATGCAGCTATAGAAAAAGATATGGGTGTGTTTATAATTTCTCCTGCGGATAAGGGAGGAAGACTTTATACACCACCGGATAAATTGAAAGAACTGTGTCAACCTTTCACACCTTTAGAATTAAATTACCGATTTTTATTAAGTGATCCCAGAATTACTACTTTAAGTGTAGGTGCTGCAACTCCAGAGGAATTAATTGCACCTTTGGAAGTTGCTGATCATGTTGGTGAGTTGAGATTAGAAGAAATTAAAGTTTTTGAAAACTTAGAAAATCAACAAAATCAGGTTTTAGGAACTGATAAATGTAGTCAATGTTATGCTTGTTTACCTTGTCCTGAAAATATCAATATTCCTGAAGTTTTAAGGTTAAGAAATTTGGCAGTTGCGTATGATATGAATGATTATGGAAAATATCGTTATGGAATGTTTGAAAATGCTGGTCATTGGTTTCCAGGAATGAAGGGAAATCGGTGTACAGAATGCGGTGATTGTTTACCGAAATGTCCTGAAAATTTAGATATTCCAGCGTTATTACAGGATACCCATGAAAGGTTAAATGGGAAAGCTGGGAGGAGGTTGTGGGGTTAG
- a CDS encoding bifunctional nuclease family protein, whose amino-acid sequence MIEMRVAGIALDAITRSPIVLLKDSSDRRALPIYIGQDQARAIMGAMEHQKPPRPLTHDLMVSVLETWDMTLEKVIIHSLQKDTFYAALIVQQGDVKKEIDSRPSDAIAIALRTNTPIWVMEEVVADASIPVDRDADEAEQEAFREFISNLRPEDLIKRFDNSEG is encoded by the coding sequence ATGATTGAAATGAGAGTCGCTGGTATAGCATTAGATGCCATAACCCGCAGCCCGATTGTACTTTTGAAAGATAGTTCAGATCGTCGGGCATTGCCAATTTATATTGGTCAAGATCAGGCTAGGGCTATTATGGGTGCAATGGAGCATCAAAAACCACCTAGACCTTTAACTCATGACCTGATGGTGAGTGTTTTAGAGACTTGGGATATGACCTTAGAAAAGGTAATTATTCATTCCTTACAAAAAGATACATTTTATGCTGCTTTGATTGTGCAGCAGGGAGATGTAAAAAAAGAGATTGATTCTCGTCCTAGTGATGCGATCGCCATTGCTTTACGTACAAATACACCGATTTGGGTGATGGAAGAAGTGGTAGCTGATGCTTCTATTCCTGTTGATCGTGATGCTGATGAAGCTGAACAAGAAGCCTTCCGCGAATTTATTTCTAATCTTCGCCCTGAAGATTTGATTAAACGATTTGATAACAGTGAAGGTTAA
- a CDS encoding riboflavin synthase, giving the protein MFTGLIQGLGTIKPLSNNSWQITFVSKLDVIMQDLAYGDSVAVDGVCLTVEDILKDGFIATASPETLHRTTLGGEQTQAQYVNLETSLRVGGKVGGHFVMGHVDGMGQLISAEQTATSWEMTFAAPDAIARYIVPKGSIAINGISLTIATYQPENCQFSVAVIPLTYSETNLSCLNPGNWVNLEADILGKYVEKFISPGKTPDQEEVTPAFLIEHGYL; this is encoded by the coding sequence ATGTTTACAGGATTAATTCAAGGATTAGGTACAATCAAACCCCTATCTAATAATTCTTGGCAAATTACTTTTGTCAGTAAGTTAGATGTAATTATGCAAGATTTAGCTTATGGCGACAGTGTAGCGGTAGATGGGGTATGTTTGACTGTTGAGGACATTTTAAAAGATGGTTTTATTGCCACCGCTTCACCGGAAACCCTGCACCGTACCACTTTAGGAGGAGAACAAACCCAAGCCCAATATGTCAACCTAGAAACATCGCTGCGAGTGGGTGGTAAAGTTGGCGGTCATTTTGTCATGGGTCATGTAGACGGTATGGGTCAACTAATTTCCGCAGAACAGACGGCTACATCTTGGGAAATGACCTTTGCTGCACCTGATGCGATCGCCCGTTACATCGTTCCCAAAGGTAGCATCGCCATCAATGGTATCAGTCTCACTATAGCCACATATCAACCAGAAAACTGCCAATTTTCAGTAGCAGTCATTCCTCTGACCTATTCAGAAACAAACCTCAGTTGTTTAAATCCAGGTAATTGGGTGAATTTAGAAGCAGACATCCTGGGTAAATACGTGGAAAAGTTCATTTCCCCAGGAAAAACACCTGATCAGGAGGAAGTTACACCCGCATTCTTAATAGAACACGGGTATTTGTAG
- a CDS encoding peptidoglycan DD-metalloendopeptidase family protein has product MTQPDKSAHKIPRKRTQSLTNRRFASTLPAQSLGWLSSVSLLSGGFVFAQTESPVEIAVPTIENSQPQKVATEAKQEAKTTPVAVKSQPDFAARQARLKQKLNQAKVSQTTESVPKSQPKAENSQPAVILRTSKPQVEKSQIKKAETPVKAEPAKPAKVAKPVKNNQNTGSATTRKAKDYNNAYIDPTEYKSPANSKYEPPSSVVVTERSTGCEAIFSKREIAAGACGQKSPATPSVADAPQKSAPSWIKKSETASLKTVPSTATTTAKATAITTTTKKVATTSSPKPQSNVVKAVAAAVNSNQTWRSARTDSSSHTKTAYRQNRFIPQASEFSSTTVVSSTPVAPSFGTLPAPMAEGNVAPRPSNVSYDFALAAVLPQVPYSQAFAYSGGSGVMFPLSVASPVTSLFGWRTHPITGDRRFHAGTDLGAPTGTPILAAAKGQVETADWMGGYGLTVTVNHSSAQQTLYGHMSEILVSPGQWVEPGTVIGRVGSTGNSTGPHLHFEVRHLTANGWVAVDPGVKLQAGLSNLLYSTRTAQAR; this is encoded by the coding sequence ATGACGCAGCCCGATAAATCTGCCCATAAAATCCCCAGAAAGCGGACTCAAAGTTTAACAAACAGACGTTTTGCGTCTACATTACCAGCCCAAAGCCTTGGTTGGTTGAGTAGTGTTAGTCTCTTGAGTGGTGGCTTTGTATTTGCTCAAACGGAATCACCAGTGGAAATAGCAGTTCCCACTATCGAAAATTCCCAACCCCAAAAAGTTGCTACAGAAGCAAAACAAGAAGCTAAAACTACTCCAGTAGCAGTTAAATCACAACCAGATTTTGCGGCACGGCAAGCTAGACTCAAACAGAAACTTAATCAAGCAAAAGTTTCTCAAACAACAGAATCTGTGCCTAAATCTCAGCCAAAAGCTGAAAATTCTCAACCTGCGGTGATTCTGAGAACTAGCAAACCCCAGGTAGAAAAATCACAGATTAAAAAAGCGGAAACTCCTGTTAAAGCAGAACCTGCAAAACCAGCAAAAGTTGCTAAACCAGTTAAAAATAATCAAAATACTGGCAGTGCAACTACCAGGAAAGCAAAAGATTACAATAACGCCTACATTGATCCGACAGAATACAAAAGTCCTGCTAATAGCAAATATGAACCACCTAGTTCTGTAGTTGTGACAGAACGTTCTACAGGTTGTGAAGCTATTTTCTCTAAACGAGAAATTGCCGCTGGTGCTTGTGGTCAAAAATCTCCAGCAACTCCTAGTGTGGCTGATGCACCTCAAAAGTCTGCTCCTAGCTGGATCAAGAAAAGTGAAACTGCTAGTTTGAAGACAGTACCATCTACAGCTACAACTACGGCTAAAGCTACAGCTATAACCACGACTACAAAGAAGGTGGCGACAACATCTAGCCCCAAACCTCAGAGTAATGTGGTTAAGGCTGTTGCTGCGGCGGTGAACAGTAATCAGACATGGCGCTCTGCCAGAACTGATTCTAGCAGTCATACAAAAACTGCTTATCGTCAGAATCGCTTTATTCCTCAAGCCAGTGAGTTTTCCTCAACTACAGTGGTGAGTTCTACACCTGTCGCTCCTAGTTTTGGGACTTTACCTGCGCCTATGGCTGAGGGTAATGTCGCACCCCGTCCTAGTAATGTATCCTACGATTTTGCTTTAGCTGCGGTGTTGCCACAAGTTCCCTATAGTCAGGCTTTTGCCTATAGTGGTGGTTCTGGAGTGATGTTCCCCTTGTCAGTTGCATCACCTGTAACTTCTCTGTTTGGTTGGCGGACACATCCCATTACAGGCGATCGCCGTTTCCATGCAGGTACTGACCTGGGAGCGCCTACAGGTACACCGATTTTGGCTGCGGCTAAAGGTCAAGTGGAAACTGCTGACTGGATGGGTGGTTATGGTTTAACAGTTACTGTTAACCACAGTTCTGCCCAACAAACTCTTTACGGTCATATGTCAGAAATTTTGGTTAGTCCCGGTCAATGGGTAGAACCAGGAACTGTAATTGGTCGAGTTGGTAGCACTGGAAATTCTACAGGCCCTCACCTACATTTTGAAGTTCGTCACCTCACCGCTAACGGTTGGGTTGCTGTTGATCCTGGTGTGAAATTACAAGCTGGATTAAGCAATCTGTTGTATAGCACCAGAACTGCACAGGCTAGGTAG
- a CDS encoding biotin--[acetyl-CoA-carboxylase] ligase, with product MGFDQQTLENFLHLGRKHPYLPFSIHLFDNLPSTNQKVWQLVDQGAKPGCVVIATQQTAGRGQWGREWISPTGGLYLSVAIAPKLEVTNNYQLTLASAWGITSQLRNYGVSVGIKWPNDLVLDGRKLGGILTETKVRQGQISQAVIGVGINWVNPVPETGINLKSWQATQNFHPMSGLEMLTATVLLGIESGLKCLHHEGISILLSRYLNLLTNMGDQVYVNNLLGTVIGVSPQGNLRLKITEDDNNKLMTPEISIEPGTISLGYCKNSV from the coding sequence GTGGGATTTGATCAACAAACTTTAGAAAATTTCTTACACTTAGGGCGTAAGCATCCATATTTACCATTTTCCATACATCTTTTTGACAATCTCCCCTCAACTAATCAAAAGGTATGGCAGTTAGTTGACCAAGGAGCAAAACCAGGCTGTGTAGTAATTGCTACCCAACAAACCGCAGGGAGAGGACAATGGGGGAGAGAGTGGATATCTCCTACTGGTGGCCTATATCTGTCGGTGGCGATCGCCCCTAAACTAGAAGTTACCAATAATTATCAGTTAACATTGGCTAGTGCTTGGGGAATCACCTCACAACTACGAAATTATGGCGTAAGTGTGGGAATAAAATGGCCTAATGATTTAGTATTGGATGGTCGTAAACTAGGCGGAATTTTAACAGAAACTAAAGTTCGTCAAGGACAAATTAGCCAAGCAGTAATTGGTGTTGGTATTAACTGGGTCAACCCAGTTCCAGAAACTGGCATCAATTTAAAATCGTGGCAAGCTACTCAAAACTTTCACCCAATGTCTGGACTAGAAATGCTTACTGCTACCGTTTTACTAGGAATAGAATCCGGTCTCAAGTGTCTTCATCACGAAGGAATAAGCATACTATTGTCTCGTTATCTGAATTTACTTACAAACATGGGTGATCAGGTGTATGTAAATAATCTTTTAGGTACTGTGATTGGCGTGTCACCCCAAGGAAATCTGAGGTTAAAAATAACTGAAGATGATAATAACAAATTGATGACACCAGAAATTTCTATAGAACCCGGTACAATCAGTTTAGGTTACTGTAAAAATTCTGTTTAA
- the pgeF gene encoding peptidoglycan editing factor PgeF, with amino-acid sequence MHTWNWQSWQGMSYLTCNLLKSWPHGFFTRQYWPRLPPELTTALQPEAVTYRLKQVHGNTVLTPQEVNEFLHSSNDEFASADGLISQEPLQAVWVASADCTPVLIGDLKTGQVAALHAGWRGTAAKIVPQAVTRMQSQGSNLQDLRFALGPAIAGEVYQVSVEVAAEIGSTIISHHDSNTIVTALQDLPDSPLLPDSEPGKIRLDVRKINHLQLQQLGIDAEQIAIAPYCTFQTPEYFFSYRRQKEKKVQWSGIVSL; translated from the coding sequence ATGCACACTTGGAACTGGCAAAGTTGGCAAGGGATGTCTTACCTAACTTGTAATCTTTTAAAATCTTGGCCTCATGGTTTTTTTACCCGTCAATACTGGCCACGTTTACCCCCAGAATTAACAACAGCACTACAACCAGAAGCTGTTACCTATCGTTTGAAACAAGTTCATGGTAATACTGTTTTGACACCTCAAGAAGTAAATGAGTTTTTGCACAGTAGCAATGATGAATTTGCTTCGGCAGATGGTTTAATTAGTCAAGAGCCTTTACAGGCTGTTTGGGTAGCCTCTGCTGATTGTACACCCGTGCTAATTGGTGATCTTAAAACCGGACAAGTAGCAGCTTTACACGCAGGTTGGCGGGGTACAGCAGCGAAGATAGTCCCCCAAGCCGTTACCAGAATGCAATCTCAAGGCAGCAATTTACAAGATTTGCGATTTGCTCTAGGCCCGGCGATCGCTGGTGAAGTTTACCAAGTTTCTGTAGAAGTGGCAGCAGAAATTGGCAGCACAATTATATCACATCATGACTCGAATACAATAGTTACAGCTTTACAGGATTTACCTGACTCGCCTTTACTACCAGATTCAGAACCGGGAAAGATACGTTTAGATGTCAGAAAAATTAATCATCTACAATTACAGCAATTAGGAATTGATGCAGAACAAATAGCGATCGCTCCCTACTGCACTTTTCAAACTCCAGAGTATTTCTTTTCCTACCGTCGGCAAAAGGAAAAAAAGGTGCAATGGTCAGGTATTGTCAGTCTGTAA
- a CDS encoding DUF3365 domain-containing protein — translation MRYKKVEELPTQVFTPLVKPRTQIPLRFKFTIAVMISLIIVMSVGVWNLSRIQENAFRKEALNRSELVLNFGKASRNYVINELSPAIEKHTDTMILEAQSHGFTTSRIFKIFNQEMPEYIYRQPALNPMNSDHKADELESKIIAYFQRHPNITRKTGYKKYGNEKLFYLAKPIIMENSCLKCHGKPENAPKEIIDKYGKINGFNWQLGDIISTLIIYVPTKDLLNHQTSMFQVVIFTFIGLTIVLITLIYLLFDKLVGKRIDQVSQAMTQAALHPGVTVRIKDKGRDELGMMAKIYNEMANSLDDAYNNLENKVAVRTAEIEKTLQELQITQTQLIQAEKMSSLGQLVAGIAHEINNPLSFISGNINHAEMYTQDLLKLIELYQKNYPQADPNIQKYMQKIDLDFIYEDLPSLLNSMKIGSDRIDQIVLNLRNFSRLDQAEMKPVNIHEGIDSTLVILQHRLKSNSNHPDISIIKKYGELPSVECNAGQINQVLMNIISNAIDALNSQSENNQKFDFIPKILIETTRINTQFVQINISDNGSGMTEKVKSQIFNPFFTTKSIGKGTGLGLSISYKIVVERHQGSICCESELEKGTTFSIQLPIQQIKQNISV, via the coding sequence ATGCGTTACAAAAAAGTTGAAGAGCTACCTACCCAAGTATTTACACCTCTTGTCAAACCGAGGACACAAATACCTTTAAGGTTTAAATTTACTATAGCAGTAATGATATCACTAATAATTGTCATGAGTGTAGGAGTTTGGAACTTATCTAGAATTCAAGAAAATGCCTTTAGAAAAGAAGCTCTTAACCGCAGTGAATTAGTATTAAATTTTGGAAAAGCCAGTCGTAATTATGTAATCAATGAACTTAGTCCAGCCATAGAAAAACATACAGATACAATGATTTTGGAAGCCCAATCTCATGGTTTCACCACAAGTAGAATCTTTAAAATTTTCAACCAAGAAATGCCAGAATACATATATAGGCAACCTGCTTTAAATCCTATGAATTCTGATCATAAAGCAGACGAATTAGAATCAAAAATTATTGCCTATTTTCAAAGACATCCCAATATTACTAGAAAAACCGGATATAAAAAATATGGTAACGAGAAATTATTTTACCTAGCCAAACCAATTATAATGGAAAATAGTTGCTTAAAATGTCACGGTAAACCAGAAAATGCACCTAAAGAAATTATAGATAAGTATGGAAAAATAAACGGTTTCAATTGGCAACTTGGTGACATTATCAGCACGTTAATAATTTATGTACCTACCAAAGATTTACTAAATCATCAAACTTCCATGTTTCAGGTGGTTATCTTTACATTTATAGGTTTAACAATTGTCCTCATTACTCTCATCTATTTACTTTTTGATAAATTAGTTGGTAAACGCATTGATCAAGTTTCTCAAGCCATGACTCAAGCTGCTTTACATCCCGGTGTTACAGTGAGAATTAAAGACAAAGGTAGAGACGAACTGGGAATGATGGCTAAAATATATAATGAAATGGCTAATTCCCTTGACGATGCTTACAACAATTTAGAAAATAAAGTAGCTGTGAGAACAGCAGAAATAGAAAAAACATTACAAGAATTACAAATTACCCAAACCCAATTAATTCAAGCCGAAAAAATGTCCAGTCTCGGACAACTTGTAGCAGGTATTGCTCATGAAATTAACAATCCTCTCAGCTTTATTTCTGGCAACATTAATCATGCAGAAATGTACACCCAGGACTTATTAAAATTAATCGAACTTTATCAAAAAAACTATCCTCAAGCAGATCCTAATATTCAAAAATATATGCAGAAAATTGACCTAGATTTTATATATGAAGATTTACCAAGTCTATTAAATTCAATGAAAATTGGTAGTGATCGCATTGATCAAATAGTCTTAAATTTACGTAATTTCTCCCGTTTAGATCAAGCAGAAATGAAACCTGTCAATATTCACGAAGGAATTGATAGTACCTTAGTAATTTTACAACATCGTTTAAAATCAAACTCAAATCATCCTGATATAAGCATAATTAAGAAATATGGTGAATTACCCTCAGTAGAATGTAATGCAGGACAAATTAATCAGGTACTTATGAATATTATTAGTAATGCCATAGATGCTTTAAATTCTCAGTCTGAGAATAACCAAAAATTTGATTTTATCCCTAAAATTTTGATTGAGACCACAAGAATTAATACTCAATTTGTACAAATAAACATATCAGATAATGGATCTGGGATGACCGAAAAAGTAAAATCACAAATATTTAATCCATTTTTTACTACAAAATCCATCGGTAAAGGTACAGGATTAGGATTATCAATTAGTTATAAAATTGTTGTTGAGAGACATCAGGGATCAATTTGCTGTGAATCAGAACTAGAAAAGGGAACAACTTTTTCTATTCAACTACCCATTCAACAGATTAAACAGAATATAAGTGTTTAA
- a CDS encoding AraC family ligand binding domain-containing protein: MECKDWFIPGDGQYQLCKSAREWDLLRENYRLYRFLTEVEDVLINVEDESNCLPELRILVRRLITNSYWVQTQNLEPDPKTGVSVLLLYDELGFPLTVQTVTFAPGTKSNIHNHGTWGIVLILKGQEKNTFWRRKSNPELTDQIEQVGELNLHPGDLISFTPDTIHQVQSIGEEPTVTFNIYGETDSQKRFEFDIINHIAKKF; the protein is encoded by the coding sequence ATGGAATGTAAGGATTGGTTTATTCCTGGAGATGGACAGTATCAACTTTGTAAATCAGCCAGAGAATGGGATTTATTACGTGAAAATTATCGGCTATATCGGTTTTTAACAGAAGTAGAAGATGTACTGATTAATGTTGAAGATGAATCAAATTGTTTACCAGAATTAAGAATATTAGTTAGAAGATTAATAACTAATTCTTACTGGGTACAAACCCAAAACTTAGAACCAGATCCAAAAACCGGTGTATCTGTTTTATTATTGTATGATGAATTAGGATTTCCCCTAACTGTACAGACAGTTACCTTTGCACCAGGAACAAAATCTAACATTCATAATCATGGAACATGGGGAATAGTTTTAATATTAAAAGGTCAAGAAAAAAACACATTTTGGCGTAGAAAATCTAATCCAGAATTGACTGATCAAATAGAACAAGTTGGAGAACTAAATTTACACCCTGGAGACTTAATTAGTTTTACCCCAGATACTATACATCAAGTTCAATCAATAGGAGAAGAACCCACAGTTACATTTAACATTTACGGAGAAACAGATTCTCAAAAGAGATTTGAATTCGACATCATTAATCATATTGCTAAAAAATTTTGA